In Gemmata obscuriglobus, a single genomic region encodes these proteins:
- the pruA gene encoding L-glutamate gamma-semialdehyde dehydrogenase — protein MSSTVTSLDERTKEYGREIFARLNRQGPVLFTRAWVEDKLMGLGMHDPALKVQLFRFVDTLPYLKEPKEVARHLREYLNEAKDELPWWVRLGTKLIPDRGILGQGLAFASQKGAEQMARKFIAGSNVQEAVAAVHQMRTRRLAFTIDLLGEATITEVEADHVQKQYLDLLAGLTREVNDWPEEPTIDRDDRGPIPRVNVSVKLSALFSQFDPIDPAGTSRAVCRRLRPILSLAKQTGAFVNFDMEQHSFKDVTLQIFRDILTEPEFRDWPHVGIAIQAYLTDTEADLHALLAWARDVRKCPVWIRLVKGAYWDYETVVAAQNHWPVPVFTKKWQSDANFEKLTEFLLANVEWLVPAFGSHNIRSISHALAVAEKLGVPPRRYEFQMLYGMADPIKEAIQSLGHRVRIYTPYGQLLPGMAYLVRRLLENSSNDSFLRQGFAEGLAEELLLTNPASNAERGTRNAEPKDTNGTHDMGSAGHAVVEAHGSQAPRSAFKNEPLTDFSVAASRTAMSAALDQVRKELGRTYPIVIDNKPQPVGAVLARENPSRKSEVLGKVGMATVDQANRAVASCLAAFDGWRDTPLAERTGLLRRLAEQFRKRRFELSAWIVLETGKPWRESDADVAEAIDFCEYYAVEMEKLGAPQARDVPGEDNRYFYEPRGVAVVIAPWNFPLAILAGMATAALVAGNTVVLKPAEQSGIIGAKLMECLQAAGAPPGVVNFLPGDGDVIGPPLVQHPDVALIAFTGSLKVALLINEQASKTPGGQNFVKKVIAEMGGKNAVIVDSDADLDEAVKGVVDSAFGYGGQKCSAGSRAIVLDGIYDQFLNRLVEATKSLAVKAADDPGCSLGPVIDAEARDRILKFIEAGKRESRLAHQTDLGALAEQGYFVPPTIFADVPETAGVAQEEIFGPVLSVLRARDLDDALRIANGTKYALTGGCYSRSPSHLEKVKRKFRVGNLYINRKCTGALVDRQPFGGFKLSGIGSKAGGPDYLLQFVLPRTITENQMRRGFAPETAAGE, from the coding sequence ATGTCGTCTACGGTTACGAGCCTCGATGAGCGAACCAAAGAGTACGGGCGCGAGATCTTCGCCCGGCTGAACCGGCAGGGGCCGGTGCTGTTCACCCGCGCGTGGGTCGAAGACAAGCTCATGGGCCTGGGGATGCACGACCCGGCGCTCAAGGTGCAGCTCTTCCGGTTCGTGGACACGCTCCCGTACCTCAAGGAGCCGAAGGAGGTGGCCCGGCACCTCCGCGAGTACCTCAACGAGGCCAAGGACGAGCTGCCGTGGTGGGTGCGATTGGGCACGAAGCTGATTCCCGATAGGGGGATTCTGGGTCAGGGGTTGGCGTTCGCGTCGCAGAAGGGCGCGGAGCAGATGGCCCGCAAGTTCATCGCCGGGTCCAACGTGCAGGAGGCCGTCGCCGCGGTCCACCAGATGCGCACCCGGCGGCTCGCGTTCACCATCGACCTGCTCGGCGAGGCCACGATCACGGAGGTCGAGGCGGACCACGTCCAGAAGCAGTACCTAGACCTGCTCGCCGGGCTCACCCGCGAGGTGAACGACTGGCCCGAGGAGCCGACGATCGACCGCGACGACCGCGGCCCGATCCCGCGGGTGAACGTGTCGGTGAAGCTCTCGGCGCTGTTCAGCCAGTTCGACCCGATCGACCCCGCGGGCACGTCCCGCGCCGTGTGCCGGCGGCTGCGGCCCATTTTGAGCCTCGCGAAGCAGACGGGCGCGTTCGTCAACTTCGACATGGAGCAGCACAGCTTCAAGGACGTGACGCTCCAGATCTTCCGCGACATCCTGACCGAGCCCGAGTTCCGCGACTGGCCGCACGTCGGCATCGCGATCCAGGCGTACCTGACGGACACCGAGGCGGACCTCCACGCGCTGCTCGCGTGGGCGCGGGACGTTCGCAAGTGCCCGGTCTGGATCCGGCTGGTGAAGGGGGCGTACTGGGACTACGAAACCGTGGTCGCGGCGCAGAACCACTGGCCGGTTCCGGTCTTCACGAAAAAGTGGCAGTCGGACGCGAACTTCGAGAAGCTCACGGAGTTCCTGCTGGCGAACGTGGAGTGGCTGGTGCCCGCGTTCGGGTCGCACAACATCCGCAGCATCTCGCACGCCCTGGCGGTGGCGGAGAAGCTCGGCGTGCCCCCGCGGCGGTACGAGTTCCAGATGCTCTACGGGATGGCCGACCCGATCAAGGAGGCGATCCAGTCGCTCGGCCACCGGGTGCGCATCTACACCCCCTACGGGCAACTGCTCCCCGGGATGGCGTACCTCGTGCGCCGGCTGCTCGAAAACTCCTCGAACGACTCGTTCCTGCGGCAGGGCTTCGCCGAAGGGCTGGCCGAAGAGTTGTTGCTGACGAACCCCGCATCCAATGCGGAACGCGGAACGCGGAACGCGGAACCGAAGGACACCAACGGGACACACGACATGGGCAGCGCCGGGCACGCGGTTGTTGAGGCACACGGTTCGCAGGCCCCGCGTTCCGCATTCAAGAATGAGCCGCTCACGGACTTCTCCGTCGCGGCGAGCCGCACCGCCATGAGCGCGGCGCTCGATCAGGTGCGCAAGGAACTCGGGCGCACGTACCCGATCGTCATCGACAACAAGCCGCAGCCCGTCGGGGCCGTTCTGGCCCGCGAGAACCCGTCGCGCAAGTCCGAGGTGCTCGGCAAGGTCGGGATGGCGACCGTGGACCAGGCGAACCGGGCGGTGGCGTCGTGCCTCGCGGCGTTCGACGGGTGGCGCGACACGCCCCTCGCCGAGCGCACCGGGCTGCTGCGCCGGCTCGCGGAGCAGTTCCGCAAGCGGCGCTTCGAGCTGTCCGCGTGGATCGTGCTCGAGACCGGCAAGCCGTGGCGCGAGTCCGACGCCGATGTCGCCGAGGCGATCGACTTCTGCGAGTATTACGCGGTTGAGATGGAAAAGCTCGGCGCGCCGCAGGCGCGCGACGTGCCCGGCGAAGACAACCGCTACTTCTACGAGCCCCGCGGCGTGGCGGTGGTGATCGCGCCGTGGAACTTCCCGCTCGCGATCCTGGCGGGGATGGCGACGGCGGCGCTGGTGGCGGGCAACACGGTCGTCCTCAAGCCCGCGGAGCAGTCCGGCATCATCGGCGCGAAGCTGATGGAGTGCCTCCAGGCCGCCGGGGCGCCCCCGGGCGTCGTGAACTTCCTCCCCGGCGACGGCGATGTCATCGGCCCGCCGCTCGTTCAGCACCCGGACGTGGCCCTCATCGCCTTCACGGGGTCGCTGAAGGTCGCGCTGCTCATCAACGAGCAGGCGTCGAAGACGCCCGGCGGCCAGAACTTCGTGAAGAAGGTGATCGCGGAGATGGGCGGCAAGAACGCCGTCATCGTGGATTCCGACGCCGACCTCGACGAGGCCGTGAAGGGCGTGGTCGATTCGGCGTTCGGGTACGGCGGGCAGAAGTGCTCGGCCGGGTCGCGGGCGATCGTGCTGGACGGGATCTACGACCAGTTCTTGAACCGGCTCGTCGAGGCGACCAAGAGCCTCGCGGTGAAGGCCGCGGACGATCCGGGCTGCTCGCTGGGGCCGGTCATCGACGCCGAAGCCCGGGACCGCATCCTGAAGTTCATTGAAGCCGGAAAGCGTGAGTCGCGTCTGGCCCACCAGACCGACCTCGGCGCGCTCGCCGAGCAGGGCTACTTCGTCCCGCCGACGATCTTCGCGGACGTGCCCGAAACGGCCGGCGTCGCGCAGGAGGAGATCTTCGGGCCGGTGCTGTCGGTGCTCCGGGCGAGGGACCTGGACGACGCGCTGCGGATCGCGAACGGCACGAAGTACGCGCTGACGGGCGGGTGCTACAGCCGCAGCCCGAGCCACCTGGAGAAGGTGAAGCGCAAGTTCCGGGTCGGGAACCTGTACATCAACCGCAAGTGCACGGGTGCGCTGGTGGACCGCCAGCCGTTCGGCGGGTTCAAACTGAGCGGGATCGGCTCGAAGGCCGGCGGCCCGGACTACCTGTTGCAGTTCGTGCTGCCGCGGACCATCACCGAGAACCAGATGCGCCGCGGGTTCGCCCCGGAGACCGCCGCGGGGGAGTGA
- a CDS encoding serine/threonine protein kinase yields the protein MVIDKIGKFTVLNTLGSGAHSSILQIRRADDDREYALKLVDIGGKEDLKYLDQAKHEFRVGQMLNHPNLVKVYALETEGGWFSGPKKAKLLIEYVPGRTMDRLPLLKMAKLLRVLERIADGLTHMHKQGVCHADMKPNNLMYDRGTRVKVLDYGLAWVRGESKDRVQGTPEYIAPETVEHKLVNERTDIYNFGATMYRLATLQLPPSWFAGDGMLPMTKKLFKEQLKPVRAANPLVPEGLADLIHQCLQPNATKRPERMSHVQGTLDQLADEAAAKLDDPGVLEE from the coding sequence ATGGTGATCGACAAGATCGGCAAGTTCACCGTACTCAACACGCTCGGCAGCGGTGCCCACAGCAGCATTTTACAAATCCGCCGGGCGGACGATGACCGCGAGTACGCGCTCAAGCTCGTCGACATCGGCGGGAAGGAGGACCTGAAGTACCTGGACCAGGCGAAACACGAGTTCCGCGTGGGGCAGATGCTCAATCATCCCAATCTAGTGAAGGTGTACGCCCTCGAAACCGAGGGCGGGTGGTTCTCCGGCCCGAAAAAGGCCAAGCTCCTGATCGAATACGTTCCGGGGCGGACGATGGACCGCCTGCCCCTGCTCAAAATGGCGAAACTGCTGCGCGTGCTGGAGCGGATCGCGGACGGGCTCACCCACATGCACAAACAGGGCGTGTGCCACGCCGACATGAAGCCGAACAACCTCATGTACGACCGCGGCACCCGGGTGAAGGTGCTCGACTACGGGCTGGCGTGGGTGCGGGGCGAGAGCAAGGACCGGGTTCAGGGCACGCCCGAGTACATCGCGCCCGAAACGGTGGAGCACAAGCTCGTCAACGAGCGCACGGACATTTACAACTTCGGCGCGACGATGTACCGGCTCGCGACGCTGCAGCTCCCGCCGTCGTGGTTCGCCGGGGACGGCATGCTGCCGATGACCAAGAAGCTGTTCAAGGAGCAGCTCAAGCCGGTGCGGGCCGCGAACCCGTTGGTCCCGGAGGGGCTGGCCGACCTGATCCACCAGTGCCTCCAGCCGAACGCGACCAAGCGCCCGGAGCGCATGAGCCACGTGCAGGGCACGCTCGACCAGCTCGCCGACGAGGCCGCCGCCAAGCTCGACGACCCGGGCGTACTGGAGGAATAA
- a CDS encoding DUF3754 domain-containing protein yields MMKEHYIPIRVADLVGYLCEEAGPLGDRPLSAEQRAAFTRFARTVSEHVHTLYLAEIRRLKDAYAAFDPDADPRPLSPPQGAERAAALDRLFDTLVHLMRRANYIRLTRDQMEGIMRGASAWGVDMDVAWEAFDKVEVFYRGRGTTTRQRPGLVRFWRRFPVEVATFARAAVVFKTRPHKRLDEGTDHAGVYMKLFKDMPQIDIEMLLPGGRIRMPRFDRLKIGGSLASSGAYLLWKLSQFPLMSLLGGFGVNVLVALYTPLALLAGYGYKTWHAFHSSRQTYLHQLRQSLFYQNLANNGSVLFRALDEAEEQEVRESLLAYFFLWKYGGDRGWGTEDLDFYIERDLKKRLPAEVNFEIIDALAKLMRAGLVVKRDHRYVAIPIEQAQTKLTAMWQGYAHTDPRHLLPGE; encoded by the coding sequence ATGATGAAAGAGCACTACATCCCGATCCGCGTGGCCGACCTCGTCGGCTACCTGTGCGAGGAGGCCGGGCCGCTCGGCGACCGGCCGCTTTCGGCCGAACAGCGGGCCGCGTTCACCCGGTTCGCGCGCACGGTGTCGGAGCACGTCCACACGCTGTACCTGGCCGAGATCCGCCGGCTCAAGGACGCCTACGCCGCGTTCGACCCCGACGCGGACCCCAGGCCGCTCAGCCCGCCGCAGGGTGCGGAGCGCGCCGCGGCCCTCGACCGCCTGTTCGACACGCTCGTTCACCTGATGCGGCGGGCCAACTACATCCGGCTCACCCGCGACCAGATGGAGGGCATCATGCGCGGGGCGAGCGCGTGGGGCGTGGACATGGACGTGGCCTGGGAGGCGTTCGACAAGGTCGAGGTGTTCTACCGGGGCCGGGGCACGACCACGCGGCAGCGGCCCGGGCTGGTCCGGTTCTGGCGCCGGTTCCCGGTGGAGGTGGCCACGTTCGCCCGCGCCGCGGTGGTGTTCAAGACGCGCCCGCACAAGCGGCTGGACGAGGGCACCGACCACGCCGGCGTCTACATGAAGCTGTTCAAGGACATGCCGCAGATCGACATCGAGATGCTGCTGCCCGGCGGGCGCATCCGGATGCCCCGGTTCGACCGGCTCAAGATCGGCGGGTCGCTCGCCAGCTCGGGCGCGTACCTGCTGTGGAAGCTGAGCCAGTTCCCGCTGATGTCGCTGCTGGGCGGGTTCGGGGTGAACGTGCTGGTCGCGCTGTACACCCCGCTGGCGCTGCTCGCCGGGTACGGGTACAAGACGTGGCACGCGTTCCACTCGTCGCGGCAGACGTACCTGCACCAGTTGCGGCAGAGCCTGTTCTACCAGAACCTCGCGAACAACGGCAGCGTGCTGTTCCGCGCGCTCGACGAGGCCGAGGAGCAGGAGGTGCGCGAGTCGCTGCTCGCGTACTTCTTCCTCTGGAAGTACGGCGGGGACCGGGGCTGGGGCACGGAAGACCTGGACTTCTACATCGAGCGCGACCTGAAGAAGCGGCTCCCGGCGGAGGTGAACTTCGAGATCATCGACGCGCTCGCGAAGCTCATGCGGGCCGGGCTCGTGGTGAAGCGGGACCACCGGTACGTGGCGATACCGATCGAGCAGGCGCAGACCAAGCTGACCGCCATGTGGCAGGGCTACGCGCACACCGACCCGCGGCATTTGCTCCCGGGTGAGTAG
- a CDS encoding pyridoxal phosphate-dependent aminotransferase — translation MSESLLADRARAVEVSGVRKIFELGKSLKSPVNLSIGQPHFPVPDPIKAAAKAAIDADHNGYTVTQGIPELLARLRADLHQRFPGQDRDVLATSGTSGGLLLALLAVVNPGDEVITADPYFVAYPNMVALAGGKLVTVDTYPDFRLDLAQIEAAVTPRTKVILLSTPSNPTGAVLDADAQKALAQFARDRGILLISDEIYRAFHYDGPAHSPAEFDPNVLVIEGFGKTYGVTGWRLGWAHGPKWLVQEMAKLQQCTFVCAPSVVQWGGVAAMDYDVSGIVADYRRKRDQLVAALKGAFEFAVPGGAFYLYPKAPWGTGTEFVTEAVKHNLLVIPGGVFSARDTHFRVSYAASDDTLARGIDILLELAKRK, via the coding sequence ATTTCCGAGTCGCTGTTGGCGGACCGCGCGCGGGCGGTCGAGGTGTCCGGTGTGCGGAAGATTTTTGAGCTGGGCAAGTCGCTCAAGAGCCCGGTGAACCTCAGCATCGGGCAGCCGCACTTCCCGGTGCCCGACCCCATCAAGGCCGCCGCGAAGGCCGCCATCGACGCGGACCACAACGGGTACACCGTCACCCAGGGCATCCCCGAACTGCTCGCGCGGCTGCGGGCCGACCTGCACCAGCGGTTCCCGGGGCAGGACCGCGACGTGCTCGCCACGAGCGGCACCAGCGGCGGGCTGCTGCTCGCGCTCCTGGCGGTCGTGAACCCCGGCGACGAGGTGATCACCGCCGACCCGTACTTCGTGGCGTACCCGAACATGGTCGCGCTCGCGGGCGGGAAGCTGGTTACGGTCGATACGTACCCGGACTTCCGGCTCGACCTCGCGCAGATCGAGGCGGCGGTGACCCCGCGGACCAAGGTCATCTTGCTGTCCACGCCGTCGAACCCGACCGGCGCCGTGCTCGACGCCGACGCCCAGAAGGCGCTCGCGCAGTTCGCCCGCGACCGCGGCATCCTGCTGATCAGCGACGAGATCTATCGCGCGTTCCATTACGACGGGCCGGCCCACTCGCCCGCCGAGTTCGACCCCAACGTCCTCGTGATCGAAGGGTTCGGCAAAACGTACGGTGTTACGGGGTGGCGGCTCGGCTGGGCGCACGGCCCGAAGTGGCTGGTTCAGGAGATGGCGAAGCTCCAGCAGTGTACGTTCGTGTGCGCGCCGAGCGTCGTGCAGTGGGGCGGCGTCGCGGCGATGGACTACGACGTTTCCGGCATCGTCGCCGACTACCGGCGCAAGCGGGACCAGCTCGTCGCGGCACTCAAAGGCGCGTTCGAGTTCGCGGTGCCGGGCGGGGCGTTCTACCTGTACCCGAAGGCGCCCTGGGGGACCGGCACCGAGTTCGTCACGGAAGCCGTGAAACACAACCTGCTCGTGATCCCGGGCGGCGTGTTCAGCGCACGCGACACGCACTTCCGCGTGTCCTACGCCGCTTCCGACGACACCCTCGCCCGCGGCATCGACATCCTTCTGGAGCTGGCAAAACGGAAGTGA
- a CDS encoding DUF6800 family protein, with protein sequence MVERRIELDRRYSRKKKMKKLKAKLETATGEAREKILYKIKRHSPLWKPTPKPEGQ encoded by the coding sequence ATGGTCGAGCGTCGCATCGAATTGGATCGGCGGTACAGCCGCAAGAAGAAGATGAAGAAGCTGAAGGCGAAGCTGGAGACCGCGACCGGCGAGGCCCGCGAGAAGATCCTGTACAAGATCAAGCGCCACAGCCCGCTGTGGAAGCCGACCCCCAAGCCGGAAGGGCAGTGA
- the aroA gene encoding 3-phosphoshikimate 1-carboxyvinyltransferase produces MSHTYPAELEIQPLARSVSATVTVPGSKSITNRALVLAALAKGDAPCELRGVLRSEDTEVMLGALAQLGYSVHEDWATNTVRVTNPTPRTIPADRADLFVANSGTSMRFLAAMVSLGAGRYRLDGIPRMRERPIEDLLSALRALGVNATSESGNGCPPVVIEANGLRTGPVHIKVAKSSQFLSALMMAVPFARASSEHPATIVHLDGTVVSEPYIEMTVRMLESWAIRVDRVAPNAYRIEPQRGHRERYDIEPDASAASYFWAAAAVLGGSVTVRGLNRASLQGDVRFVDVLGQMGCRIEENDGGITVHGGPLRGVDVDMNDISDTVMTLGAVALFADGPTTVRNVAHIRHKETDRIAALAIELRKLGAEVEEREDGLTITPRPLKGCAIDTYNDHRMAMSLALVGLKVPGVVIRNPGCVAKTYPGFWEDLEVLRK; encoded by the coding sequence ATGTCGCACACGTACCCTGCCGAACTCGAAATCCAGCCGCTCGCCCGGTCGGTGAGCGCGACCGTCACGGTCCCGGGCAGCAAGAGCATCACCAACCGCGCGCTGGTGCTCGCGGCGCTGGCGAAGGGGGACGCGCCGTGCGAACTGCGGGGCGTCCTTCGGAGCGAGGACACCGAGGTGATGCTCGGCGCGCTCGCCCAGCTCGGCTACTCGGTTCACGAGGACTGGGCGACGAACACCGTTCGGGTCACGAACCCGACGCCGCGGACGATCCCGGCCGACCGCGCCGACCTGTTCGTCGCCAACTCCGGAACGTCGATGCGGTTCCTCGCCGCGATGGTGAGCCTCGGGGCCGGGCGGTACCGGCTCGACGGCATCCCGCGCATGCGCGAGCGGCCGATCGAGGATCTGCTCTCCGCGCTGCGTGCGCTGGGGGTGAACGCGACCAGCGAAAGCGGTAACGGGTGCCCCCCGGTGGTGATCGAGGCGAACGGGCTGCGCACCGGGCCGGTTCACATCAAGGTCGCGAAGAGCAGCCAGTTCCTCAGCGCGCTGATGATGGCCGTGCCGTTCGCCCGCGCCAGCTCCGAGCACCCGGCCACGATCGTCCACCTGGACGGCACGGTCGTGTCCGAACCGTACATCGAGATGACGGTGCGGATGCTCGAAAGCTGGGCGATCCGTGTCGACCGCGTGGCCCCCAACGCGTACCGCATCGAGCCCCAGCGCGGGCACCGCGAGCGGTACGACATCGAGCCGGACGCCTCAGCCGCTTCCTATTTCTGGGCCGCGGCGGCGGTTCTTGGCGGGAGCGTTACGGTGCGCGGGCTGAACCGGGCGTCGCTGCAAGGGGACGTGCGGTTCGTCGACGTGCTGGGACAAATGGGCTGTCGGATCGAGGAGAACGATGGCGGGATCACCGTTCACGGCGGCCCGCTCCGCGGGGTCGATGTGGACATGAACGACATCAGCGACACGGTGATGACGCTCGGGGCGGTGGCACTGTTCGCCGACGGCCCCACGACCGTCCGCAACGTCGCCCACATCCGCCACAAGGAAACGGACCGCATCGCGGCGCTCGCGATCGAACTGCGCAAGCTCGGGGCCGAAGTCGAGGAGCGCGAAGACGGGCTCACGATCACCCCGCGCCCGCTCAAGGGCTGCGCGATCGACACGTACAACGATCACCGAATGGCGATGAGTCTGGCGCTGGTGGGCCTCAAGGTGCCCGGAGTTGTCATTCGGAACCCGGGCTGTGTCGCGAAGACGTACCCGGGGTTCTGGGAAGACCTGGAAGTGCTGCGCAAGTGA
- the truA gene encoding tRNA pseudouridine(38-40) synthase TruA gives MRNLKLIIRYDGTDFFGWQTQPGRRTVQETVEKAIAEITREPRVRLNCSGRTDSGVHAVGQVANVYTASKLSCAVLLKAINAKLPEDVGVREVTEAPQSFCANKDAVRKMYRYVVQDGRLQDPFLRKYAWFVRQHLNAEAMARASRCLVGRHDFRCFETEWPNRLTSVRTITHLSVNRFGECIWIDVEANGFLYNMVRAIAGSLVQVGRGFWPETQIADVLHAMDRRLAGPTAPPEGLFLMRVTYPESGADRPAPGETDASRS, from the coding sequence ATGCGTAACCTCAAACTCATCATCCGCTACGACGGGACCGACTTCTTCGGCTGGCAGACGCAGCCCGGCCGGCGCACGGTTCAAGAGACCGTCGAAAAAGCCATCGCGGAGATCACGCGCGAGCCGCGCGTGCGCCTGAACTGTAGCGGGCGCACGGACTCGGGCGTCCACGCGGTCGGCCAGGTCGCGAACGTGTACACCGCGTCCAAACTCTCGTGCGCGGTGCTGCTGAAGGCGATCAACGCGAAGCTGCCCGAAGACGTCGGCGTGCGCGAGGTGACCGAGGCCCCGCAGAGCTTCTGCGCGAACAAGGACGCGGTGCGGAAGATGTACCGCTACGTCGTGCAGGACGGCCGGCTGCAAGACCCGTTCTTGCGGAAGTACGCGTGGTTCGTCCGCCAGCACCTGAACGCCGAAGCCATGGCGCGGGCGTCCCGGTGCCTGGTGGGGCGCCACGACTTCCGCTGCTTCGAGACGGAGTGGCCGAACCGGCTCACCAGCGTGCGGACCATCACGCACCTGAGCGTGAACCGGTTCGGCGAGTGCATCTGGATCGACGTGGAGGCGAACGGCTTCCTCTACAACATGGTGCGCGCGATCGCCGGGAGTCTGGTGCAGGTCGGCCGCGGGTTCTGGCCCGAAACGCAGATCGCCGACGTGCTCCACGCGATGGACCGCCGACTCGCCGGCCCCACCGCGCCGCCGGAAGGGCTGTTCCTGATGCGCGTGACCTACCCGGAATCCGGCGCCGATCGCCCGGCGCCAGGGGAGACAGACGCGAGCCGTTCGTGA
- a CDS encoding aspartate-semialdehyde dehydrogenase, producing the protein MNVAVVGATGAVGDLIRKVLAERSFPVKSIKFLASEKSAGKTVEFAGKPYPVEAIRAEAFEGVQIVLSSTPSSISKEFSPIAAKAGAIVVDNSSAWRMDPDCPLVVPEVNAHELHNAKKGIVANPNCVAIPLCVALKPLHDLAPVRRVVVATYQSSSGKGAKGLADFAAQASAWAAGQPVPAPTAHRAQLAGNVVTLDWTLDPNGFTEEENKVINETRKILGDQTIGVCPTCVRVPVKVAHSEAVTVEFARPVSVADAKAALAKAPGVVFMDEVVDGRFPQPIHAEGSDHTFVGRVRQDPSNPNALCLWVVADNLRKGAASNAVQCAEELVKRGIVK; encoded by the coding sequence GTGAACGTGGCGGTGGTCGGCGCAACCGGTGCCGTGGGCGATCTGATCCGGAAGGTGCTCGCGGAGCGCAGCTTCCCGGTCAAATCGATCAAATTCCTGGCGTCCGAGAAAAGCGCGGGCAAAACCGTCGAGTTCGCGGGCAAACCGTACCCGGTCGAGGCGATCCGGGCCGAGGCGTTCGAGGGCGTGCAGATCGTCCTGAGCAGCACCCCGAGTTCGATCAGCAAGGAGTTCTCCCCGATCGCGGCGAAGGCCGGCGCGATCGTGGTGGACAACTCGTCGGCGTGGCGCATGGACCCGGACTGCCCGCTGGTGGTGCCGGAGGTCAACGCGCACGAGCTGCACAACGCGAAGAAGGGGATCGTCGCGAACCCGAACTGCGTCGCCATCCCGCTGTGCGTGGCGCTGAAGCCGCTGCACGACCTCGCGCCGGTGCGGCGCGTGGTGGTGGCGACCTACCAGTCCTCGTCCGGTAAGGGCGCCAAGGGGCTCGCGGACTTCGCGGCGCAGGCGAGCGCCTGGGCCGCGGGCCAGCCGGTGCCCGCGCCGACGGCGCACCGGGCGCAGCTCGCGGGGAACGTGGTCACCCTCGACTGGACGCTCGACCCGAACGGGTTCACGGAAGAAGAAAACAAGGTCATCAACGAGACGCGGAAGATCCTCGGCGACCAGACCATCGGGGTCTGCCCGACGTGCGTCCGCGTGCCGGTGAAGGTGGCCCACAGCGAGGCAGTGACGGTCGAGTTCGCCCGCCCCGTTTCCGTCGCCGACGCCAAGGCGGCGCTGGCGAAGGCCCCGGGCGTGGTGTTCATGGACGAGGTCGTGGACGGGCGGTTCCCGCAGCCCATCCACGCCGAGGGGAGCGACCACACGTTCGTGGGCCGCGTGCGGCAGGACCCGAGCAACCCGAACGCGCTGTGCCTGTGGGTGGTCGCCGACAACCTCCGCAAGGGCGCGGCCAGCAACGCGGTGCAGTGCGCCGAGGAGCTGGTCAAGCGCGGCATTGTGAAGTAG